The following proteins are encoded in a genomic region of Thermococcus henrietii:
- a CDS encoding FKBP-type peptidyl-prolyl cis-trans isomerase, whose protein sequence is MVKVEKGDVIRLRYTGRIKETGEIFDTTDEEIAKQAGIYKENGVYGPVPIAVGAGHVLQGLDEALEGLEVGKKYEIEIPPEKGFGKRDRKLIKTFTLGQFRRQGIIPFPGMPVEIETEGGRKLKGRVLTVSGGRVRVDFNHPYAGKHLIYEVEIVEKVEDPIEKVKAMIELRLPRVDANKVVIEVGEKDVVVDFTPVLDEVDRGTLAIGEMLLESDLKFLGYEEITFKPNIEELLKPPEEAEAEEEVVEEKVEEAEPTETAEATEETTETVQEEKPAEEKTKETEEPKEEAEKAEGKEEKPKKRTRKSTKGRKTRRTTTKKTTSKKKTKAAEEKEEKSE, encoded by the coding sequence ATGGTCAAGGTTGAGAAGGGAGACGTCATAAGGCTCCGCTACACCGGAAGGATTAAGGAAACCGGCGAGATTTTCGACACTACCGATGAGGAGATAGCCAAGCAGGCTGGTATTTACAAGGAAAACGGCGTTTACGGCCCCGTTCCGATAGCGGTTGGGGCAGGCCACGTCCTTCAGGGTCTCGACGAAGCCCTTGAGGGCCTTGAGGTCGGTAAGAAGTATGAGATAGAGATTCCGCCCGAGAAGGGCTTTGGAAAGCGCGACAGAAAGCTCATCAAGACCTTCACCCTCGGCCAGTTCAGGAGGCAGGGTATAATCCCGTTCCCCGGAATGCCGGTCGAGATTGAGACCGAGGGCGGAAGGAAGCTCAAGGGAAGGGTTCTCACCGTCAGCGGGGGCCGTGTCAGGGTCGATTTCAACCACCCCTACGCCGGCAAGCACCTTATCTATGAGGTTGAGATAGTCGAGAAGGTCGAGGACCCGATAGAGAAGGTCAAGGCCATGATTGAACTCCGCCTCCCGAGGGTTGACGCCAACAAGGTCGTCATCGAGGTCGGCGAGAAGGACGTCGTCGTTGACTTCACCCCGGTCCTCGACGAGGTCGACAGGGGAACGCTGGCCATCGGCGAGATGCTCCTCGAGAGCGACCTCAAGTTCCTTGGCTACGAGGAGATAACCTTCAAGCCCAACATCGAGGAGCTCCTCAAGCCACCCGAGGAGGCTGAAGCAGAGGAAGAGGTCGTTGAGGAAAAGGTTGAAGAAGCCGAGCCCACTGAGACTGCCGAAGCCACCGAGGAGACCACCGAAACCGTCCAGGAGGAGAAGCCTGCCGAGGAGAAAACCAAGGAGACAGAGGAGCCGAAGGAGGAAGCGGAGAAGGCCGAGGGGAAGGAGGAGAAGCCCAAGAAGAGAACCAGGAAGAGCACCAAGGGCAGGAAGACCAGGAGAACGACCACCAAGAAGACCACCAGCAAGAAGAAGACCAAGGCCGCAGAGGAGAAGGAAGAGAAGTCGGAGTGA
- the cysS gene encoding cysteine--tRNA ligase, with the protein MAIRIYNTLTRQKEEFKPLREGEVRMYVCGPTVYDYPHLGHARTYIAFDVVRRYLEHRGYTVLMVMNFTDIDDKIIKRANETGEDPKELAERFLRIFLEDMKALKVKPADVYPRVTEHMDEIINFVKKLEEKGYAYEGSDGVYFEVRKFKDYGKLSKIKLEDLVKGARVEPGEGKRNPEDFALWKKAKPGEPKWESPWGEGRPGWHIECSTMSSKYLGESFDIHGGGNDLIFPHHENEIAQSEACFGHEWVHYWMHTGFLMVNGEKMSKSLGNFVTVRELLKRYDPEVIRLFVLQRHYRSPLDYSEEGIEHAKNNLERLYNTLENIRVAMERAEISFRWDEPEFRAYEAIRDARKKFYEAMDDDFNTAEALKAVFEVSNAVNRYLTEVEKPKESILRKAWEFFKDVGEVFGLFEDYFKEQKAGNEEELINLLVEVRSQLRKERKFDLADKIRDELRKLGIQLEDTPQGTVWKRIKV; encoded by the coding sequence ATGGCGATTAGGATATACAACACCCTCACGAGGCAGAAGGAGGAGTTCAAGCCCCTTCGCGAAGGCGAGGTTAGAATGTACGTCTGCGGTCCGACGGTTTACGATTACCCCCATCTCGGCCACGCGAGGACTTACATTGCCTTCGACGTCGTCAGGCGCTACCTTGAGCACAGGGGTTACACGGTTCTCATGGTGATGAACTTCACGGACATAGACGATAAAATCATCAAGCGCGCCAACGAGACCGGAGAAGACCCAAAGGAGCTCGCGGAGCGCTTTTTGAGGATTTTCCTCGAGGACATGAAAGCTTTAAAGGTCAAGCCGGCCGACGTCTACCCGCGCGTCACCGAGCACATGGACGAGATAATCAACTTCGTGAAGAAGCTGGAGGAGAAGGGCTATGCCTACGAGGGCTCTGACGGCGTTTACTTCGAGGTCAGGAAGTTCAAGGACTACGGAAAGCTGAGCAAGATAAAGCTCGAGGACCTCGTGAAGGGCGCTCGCGTCGAGCCCGGTGAAGGCAAGAGGAACCCCGAGGACTTTGCCCTCTGGAAGAAGGCAAAGCCCGGCGAGCCCAAGTGGGAGAGCCCCTGGGGTGAGGGAAGGCCCGGCTGGCACATCGAGTGCTCCACGATGAGCAGTAAGTACCTCGGCGAGAGCTTCGACATCCACGGCGGAGGAAACGACCTCATCTTCCCGCACCACGAGAACGAGATAGCCCAGAGCGAGGCCTGCTTCGGCCACGAGTGGGTTCACTACTGGATGCACACCGGCTTCCTGATGGTGAACGGCGAGAAGATGAGCAAGAGCCTCGGTAACTTCGTAACCGTTAGAGAACTCCTCAAGCGCTACGACCCGGAGGTTATAAGGCTCTTCGTCCTCCAGAGGCACTACCGCTCGCCCCTCGACTACAGCGAAGAAGGTATAGAGCACGCCAAGAACAACCTTGAGAGGCTCTACAACACTCTCGAAAACATCCGCGTGGCGATGGAGAGGGCTGAAATATCCTTCCGCTGGGACGAGCCCGAGTTCAGGGCCTACGAGGCCATAAGGGACGCCAGGAAGAAGTTCTACGAGGCCATGGACGACGACTTCAACACGGCCGAGGCCTTGAAGGCGGTCTTCGAGGTCAGCAACGCGGTCAACCGCTACCTCACCGAGGTGGAAAAGCCGAAGGAGAGCATCCTCAGGAAGGCGTGGGAGTTCTTCAAGGACGTCGGCGAGGTCTTCGGCCTGTTCGAGGACTACTTCAAGGAGCAGAAGGCCGGAAACGAGGAGGAACTCATAAACCTGCTCGTTGAGGTAAGGAGCCAGCTCAGGAAGGAGAGGAAGTTCGATTTGGCCGACAAAATCAGGGACGAGCTGAGGAAGCTCGGAATCCAGCTGGAGGACACACCGCAGGGAACGGTCTGGAAGAGGATTAAGGTTTGA
- a CDS encoding SPFH domain-containing protein: MVEVIEWVNPGEDEIIWRYPNEVIKWGAQLIVHEYEVAVFMRDGKIYDVLGPGRHTLTTQNLPLLYKLVGGSNSPFKATIIFVSMKQFQGRYGGETQTRELAPVKYYGVYWFKVADPVLFITEVVGGQSLYDASDVTKFIRAYFNEGMMKHLSAYSIVDLFQNLDMVSTQVKIKLMEDFRRLGLELVDVKIEGVNTTDEWRQRLFWIMQTGNAQAVMQMDTVKQVAAELGKSPGASVGTGMVLVPQLFQQPVQQAPAQPYAAPPAPQQPQQAAPAQPAQQEICPYCGKPIPPGARFCPYCGHEIKRCPNGHIVPEGAKFCPVCGAKIE; encoded by the coding sequence ATGGTTGAGGTAATTGAATGGGTCAACCCGGGGGAAGATGAGATAATCTGGAGGTATCCAAACGAGGTCATAAAGTGGGGCGCCCAGCTGATAGTCCACGAGTACGAAGTGGCAGTTTTCATGCGCGACGGCAAAATCTACGACGTTCTCGGGCCCGGAAGGCACACGCTGACGACGCAGAATTTGCCACTCCTCTACAAGCTCGTCGGCGGGAGCAACAGCCCCTTCAAAGCAACGATAATCTTCGTCAGCATGAAGCAGTTCCAGGGGCGCTACGGTGGCGAAACGCAGACGAGAGAATTGGCACCGGTCAAGTACTACGGCGTCTACTGGTTCAAGGTCGCGGACCCGGTTCTCTTCATCACGGAAGTCGTTGGTGGCCAGAGCTTGTATGATGCCAGCGACGTTACCAAGTTCATTCGCGCCTACTTCAACGAGGGCATGATGAAGCATCTCAGCGCTTACTCGATAGTCGACCTCTTCCAGAACCTCGACATGGTCAGCACTCAGGTTAAGATAAAGCTCATGGAGGACTTCAGGAGGCTCGGCCTCGAGCTGGTCGATGTCAAGATTGAAGGCGTTAACACCACCGATGAGTGGCGCCAGAGGCTGTTCTGGATAATGCAGACGGGCAACGCTCAAGCGGTTATGCAGATGGACACGGTGAAGCAGGTCGCGGCAGAGCTCGGCAAGAGCCCCGGCGCGAGTGTCGGGACGGGAATGGTGCTCGTTCCCCAGCTCTTCCAGCAGCCCGTCCAGCAGGCCCCGGCCCAGCCCTACGCCGCTCCACCAGCTCCCCAGCAACCACAGCAAGCAGCCCCTGCCCAGCCAGCGCAACAGGAGATATGCCCCTACTGTGGCAAACCTATCCCCCCCGGAGCGCGCTTCTGCCCCTACTGCGGGCATGAAATCAAGCGCTGTCCCAACGGCCACATAGTTCCCGAGGGGGCGAAGTTCTGCCCGGTCTGCGGTGCGAAGATTGAATGA
- a CDS encoding zinc ribbon domain-containing protein, whose product MEVTCPTCSATFKVPDTVEVATCPYCGTTFHVHTKETGEHFFFPPMKKDAGGVLLKFLSRQYGAPADITGAKITKKELHWVPVYFFYLHGRSRLWPTVEEVQFMGIPAGSPFKTLLEGYPFPIRGKVFFSEDVVKKGHYYEPEVPKEKAEELARVALINALIGEARQEDKSVSEDELELEVRYLGLVHYPLWELRYEYAGKEYWGYVDGTDGRVISAEYPLESGARKKASAMAMGVIGAGAVLGFIASAIFGTPFGLLGGLIPGAVGAWGIGSKGAVKKRIVSGVIKGRSGNLYFQPI is encoded by the coding sequence ATGGAGGTTACCTGTCCCACGTGCTCCGCGACCTTTAAGGTTCCCGACACGGTTGAGGTCGCCACCTGCCCCTACTGCGGGACGACCTTCCACGTTCACACGAAGGAAACCGGTGAGCACTTCTTCTTCCCGCCGATGAAGAAGGACGCCGGCGGTGTTCTGCTGAAGTTCCTCTCAAGGCAATACGGCGCTCCGGCTGATATAACCGGGGCGAAGATAACCAAGAAAGAACTTCACTGGGTTCCTGTTTACTTCTTCTACCTGCACGGAAGGAGCAGGCTCTGGCCGACCGTTGAGGAGGTTCAGTTCATGGGAATTCCAGCGGGCTCGCCCTTCAAGACCCTCCTTGAGGGCTACCCGTTCCCGATTAGGGGCAAGGTCTTCTTCAGTGAGGACGTTGTCAAGAAGGGCCACTACTACGAGCCGGAGGTTCCGAAGGAGAAGGCCGAAGAGCTCGCGAGGGTTGCGCTGATAAACGCCCTAATTGGAGAGGCGAGGCAGGAAGACAAGAGCGTCAGCGAGGACGAGCTCGAACTTGAAGTAAGATACCTCGGTCTCGTTCACTACCCGCTCTGGGAGCTCCGCTATGAGTATGCTGGAAAGGAATACTGGGGCTACGTTGACGGAACCGATGGAAGGGTTATCTCGGCAGAATACCCCCTTGAAAGCGGTGCCAGAAAGAAAGCCAGTGCGATGGCTATGGGAGTAATCGGGGCCGGGGCGGTTCTCGGGTTCATAGCGTCGGCAATCTTCGGAACGCCCTTCGGCCTGCTGGGTGGCCTAATCCCCGGGGCGGTCGGCGCGTGGGGGATAGGCTCTAAAGGCGCCGTGAAGAAGAGAATCGTGAGCGGTGTAATAAAGGGTCGCTCCGGAAACCTCTACTTCCAGCCGATTTGA
- a CDS encoding oxygen-binding di-iron domain-containing protein yields MIRNMNSYPLYDDGSHKVYWLGIEESEDEKGILTNQYLVIDGNEGALIEPGGFFVFSRVLKNVSSLIPPTQIKYLMYSHQDPDVVAGLNLWFEYAPLAKVVISELWVRFIPHLAVMSAGRTVGIPDKGAEFKLGNSTIRAVPAHYLHSPGNFAFYDEKSGILFSSDIGAAAFSKDEWYLFVEDFDEHTKHMEGFHRRYMSSTKALKAWVRSVRKLKPKMIAPQHGAIFRDDDVGRFLDWLDSLEVGIDAFEEEFYGD; encoded by the coding sequence ATGATTAGGAACATGAACAGCTACCCGCTCTACGACGACGGTAGCCATAAGGTTTACTGGCTTGGAATTGAGGAAAGCGAGGACGAGAAGGGGATACTGACCAACCAGTACCTCGTCATTGACGGAAACGAGGGCGCGCTTATAGAGCCCGGCGGGTTCTTCGTGTTCTCCCGCGTTCTCAAGAACGTCTCCTCCCTGATTCCCCCAACGCAGATTAAGTACCTCATGTACTCGCACCAGGACCCCGACGTAGTTGCGGGCTTGAACCTCTGGTTCGAGTACGCACCGCTGGCGAAGGTTGTCATCTCGGAGCTGTGGGTGCGCTTCATTCCGCACCTGGCCGTAATGAGCGCGGGCAGAACTGTCGGAATCCCGGATAAGGGAGCAGAGTTCAAACTTGGAAACTCGACCATAAGGGCAGTTCCGGCCCACTACCTCCACAGTCCCGGTAACTTCGCCTTCTACGACGAGAAGAGCGGAATCCTGTTCAGCTCGGACATTGGAGCCGCCGCATTCTCGAAGGACGAGTGGTACCTCTTCGTTGAGGACTTCGACGAGCACACTAAGCACATGGAGGGATTCCACAGGAGGTATATGAGCTCAACGAAGGCCCTTAAGGCATGGGTCCGCTCGGTAAGGAAGCTGAAGCCCAAGATGATAGCGCCACAGCACGGGGCAATATTCAGGGACGATGACGTTGGCAGGTTCCTTGACTGGCTCGATTCGCTTGAGGTTGGAATCGACGCCTTCGAAGAGGAGTTCTACGGGGACTGA
- a CDS encoding HAD family hydrolase, which yields MLRGLIFDVDETLVYYEGYDHRKWFEEWVKPALEKAGIEIDYEIYRKTVSGELPRSYVRRLGIEPVEMWKVIDRANNKYRKAMAREGKIKAFPDVDALGELRKLGLKMAAVSNASQENTEFVLDLFNLREFFDVVIGKDYSNIDGVKPSPYLINKALGALGLKPEEVLVVGDSVHDVLAGHRAGARVVNVTRFGRVEGADYYVENLWELLELVKKLGTQSP from the coding sequence ATGCTCCGCGGTTTAATCTTCGACGTTGACGAGACCCTTGTCTACTACGAGGGCTACGACCACAGGAAGTGGTTCGAGGAGTGGGTTAAACCGGCGCTCGAGAAGGCGGGGATAGAAATCGATTACGAAATCTACAGGAAGACCGTTAGCGGCGAACTCCCAAGGAGCTACGTGAGGAGGCTCGGAATAGAGCCGGTCGAGATGTGGAAGGTCATAGACAGAGCGAACAACAAGTACCGAAAGGCAATGGCCAGGGAGGGGAAGATAAAGGCGTTTCCGGACGTTGATGCGCTCGGGGAGCTGAGAAAGCTCGGCCTCAAGATGGCCGCGGTCAGCAACGCCTCGCAGGAGAACACCGAGTTCGTTCTCGACCTCTTCAACCTCAGGGAGTTCTTCGACGTCGTTATCGGTAAGGACTACTCCAACATCGACGGCGTCAAGCCCAGCCCGTACCTCATAAACAAGGCCCTTGGAGCGCTCGGACTGAAGCCTGAAGAGGTCCTCGTCGTCGGGGACAGCGTTCACGACGTTCTGGCCGGTCATCGTGCAGGCGCCAGGGTCGTCAACGTCACCCGCTTCGGCCGGGTTGAGGGGGCCGACTACTACGTCGAAAACCTGTGGGAGTTGCTTGAGCTCGTAAAAAAGCTGGGGACTCAGTCCCCGTAG
- a CDS encoding DUF835 domain-containing protein, protein MLKAFTPLLAGALVDKPGMGHFRIVHSLKEVPEEKAVVIGRAGARVPPGWELVTVSAARGFFGPRELHRILEGIVASLKSDPDKAVVIACPEYLALHNGFTAVVKFLNDVRDYAILLGGRVYLVTDELAWDPREFALLKRLED, encoded by the coding sequence ATGCTGAAGGCGTTCACTCCCCTCCTCGCGGGGGCCCTTGTGGACAAGCCTGGGATGGGGCATTTCAGAATAGTCCACTCCCTCAAAGAGGTTCCAGAGGAGAAGGCGGTCGTCATCGGCAGGGCCGGTGCGAGGGTCCCTCCGGGGTGGGAGCTCGTGACGGTGAGCGCCGCGAGGGGCTTCTTTGGCCCGAGGGAACTCCACAGGATTCTCGAGGGCATCGTGGCAAGTCTCAAGAGCGACCCGGATAAAGCGGTCGTCATAGCGTGTCCGGAGTACCTCGCGCTCCACAACGGTTTTACTGCAGTTGTGAAGTTCCTCAACGACGTCCGCGACTACGCGATTCTCCTGGGAGGCAGGGTTTACCTCGTCACCGACGAACTCGCCTGGGACCCGAGGGAGTTCGCCCTCCTTAAGAGGCTCGAGGATTAG
- the serK gene encoding L-serine kinase SerK, protein MGVEKVPKYDIPTVKVDYVFIELDKMKPHEQLVQKELEDFIESVTGSGIFWKPMLLAKIPGTDEYLIVDGHHRWAGLQKLGAKRAPSVILDYFSDDVKVYTWYPAFKGDLNEVIERLRKEGLEVVEDPEAEEKAERGEVAFAIVGEKSFAIPGGLDEQKVVSRVLDEMNQEGRIELIYYGLKEDAREDMAKGEIDYVFIRKAPTKEDVMELVKRGEVFSPKTTRHVLPFNPDKIDVKLEELF, encoded by the coding sequence ATGGGAGTTGAAAAGGTTCCGAAGTACGACATTCCGACCGTTAAGGTTGACTACGTTTTTATTGAACTTGACAAAATGAAGCCCCACGAGCAGCTCGTTCAGAAGGAGCTCGAGGACTTCATCGAGAGCGTCACCGGCTCAGGCATATTCTGGAAGCCGATGCTCCTCGCGAAGATTCCGGGGACGGATGAGTATCTCATCGTCGACGGCCACCACCGCTGGGCCGGCCTTCAGAAGCTCGGCGCGAAGAGGGCTCCCTCAGTCATACTCGACTACTTCAGCGACGACGTCAAGGTCTACACCTGGTATCCTGCCTTCAAGGGCGACCTCAACGAGGTCATCGAGAGACTCAGGAAGGAGGGCCTTGAGGTCGTTGAGGACCCCGAGGCAGAGGAGAAGGCCGAGCGCGGCGAGGTTGCCTTCGCCATAGTCGGGGAGAAGAGCTTTGCAATCCCCGGAGGCCTCGACGAGCAGAAGGTAGTCAGCAGGGTCCTCGACGAGATGAACCAGGAGGGCAGGATAGAGCTCATCTACTACGGCCTCAAAGAGGATGCGAGGGAGGACATGGCCAAGGGTGAGATTGACTACGTCTTCATCAGGAAGGCCCCGACCAAGGAGGACGTTATGGAGCTTGTCAAGCGCGGGGAAGTATTCTCACCGAAAACCACGAGGCACGTGCTTCCATTCAACCCGGACAAGATTGACGTCAAGCTCGAGGAACTCTTCTGA
- a CDS encoding DUF763 domain-containing protein: MRNVAELPLHGGHVPAWLAQRMRKLTRLVLILAVDEYGTKGLLERLSDPVWFQAFNNLIGMDWDSSGSTTVTVGMIKEVLSREELGVKVAGGKGKASRRTPEELKTIAERYELDPEPYVRTSRLVAKVDTVAFQTGYQLYHHAFFLDEEGNWAVVQQGMNEKAKLARRYHWFDAETFTLNPHKAIAGIRGELALNTVSGDSKEFQKTLLDLVSEGPEKVAREVETIKAIAKGYRPLVYYRPRDVDERAILKRYESLGKLELNRRALEFARELGVGNYEELLLLKGLGPSTLRALSLVVELVYETPPSWKDRVTHPPDPFKFTYAVGGKDRVPFPVEKGTYDDLISFLEKLVERNREERALVRNVVKITRNWKFPEDEKRPT; this comes from the coding sequence ATGAGGAACGTTGCCGAACTGCCCCTTCACGGCGGCCACGTTCCCGCGTGGCTCGCTCAGAGGATGCGGAAGCTGACGAGATTAGTTCTAATACTCGCCGTTGACGAGTACGGGACGAAAGGCCTCCTTGAGAGGCTCTCCGACCCGGTCTGGTTCCAGGCCTTCAACAACCTCATCGGCATGGACTGGGACTCCTCTGGCTCGACGACGGTAACGGTGGGCATGATAAAGGAGGTCCTCTCGCGGGAGGAGCTCGGCGTTAAGGTCGCCGGAGGAAAGGGAAAGGCAAGCAGGAGAACGCCGGAGGAGTTGAAAACCATAGCGGAGCGCTACGAACTCGACCCTGAACCGTACGTCAGAACATCCCGGCTCGTCGCGAAGGTTGACACCGTTGCCTTCCAGACAGGCTACCAGCTCTACCACCACGCCTTCTTTCTCGATGAAGAGGGCAACTGGGCGGTGGTACAGCAGGGAATGAACGAGAAAGCCAAACTCGCGAGGCGCTACCACTGGTTTGACGCCGAAACCTTCACCCTCAACCCCCATAAGGCGATAGCGGGAATCCGTGGGGAGCTCGCCCTCAACACTGTCTCGGGTGACTCCAAGGAGTTTCAGAAGACGCTCCTCGACCTCGTGAGCGAGGGGCCGGAGAAGGTGGCGCGCGAGGTTGAGACGATAAAGGCCATCGCGAAGGGTTACCGCCCGCTGGTGTACTACCGCCCAAGGGACGTCGATGAGAGAGCAATTCTGAAGCGCTACGAGAGCCTTGGGAAGCTGGAGCTCAACAGAAGGGCCCTTGAATTCGCGAGGGAGCTGGGCGTCGGGAACTACGAGGAACTCCTTCTCCTCAAGGGGCTCGGGCCGAGCACGCTGAGGGCACTTTCGCTCGTGGTCGAGCTGGTCTACGAGACGCCCCCGAGCTGGAAGGACAGGGTGACGCACCCACCGGACCCCTTCAAGTTCACCTACGCCGTTGGCGGAAAGGACCGCGTTCCGTTCCCGGTCGAGAAGGGGACCTACGACGACCTAATATCTTTCCTTGAGAAGCTCGTCGAGAGAAACCGCGAGGAGAGGGCACTCGTTAGAAACGTCGTGAAGATTACCAGAAACTGGAAGTTTCCGGAGGACGAGAAGCGGCCAACGTAA
- a CDS encoding DUF2079 domain-containing protein, protein MASKYVKALWVFVVVYIAFFSAYSVFRLYAFEHFYAPGYVLCDTHTFYSDLINTLHGNGFFYSPYEGTSHFAVHNSPILFLLLPIVALFPHIETILVVQSIFIGLGAVGLFYFARAVLKNEKSALLLASMYLINPFIHGINKADFHACALAIPFAFLTAYFYETGRTKPMLVSAALVLSAREDAGLFLIALMWMGVMRKDSPMGSLKPRTWLRNRLELTMVLLAVLWMTVSLVLIFWFNGWVPPRWMARYHGTPNFLRERGWSFVALVLLSMGFLPLLQPRFLLPSAPLWAELLLGASWAMVSYDFYYTYMLVPFLFIVSVYAVSENPRMLRKGFLIALVSSILFSPVYGVTRIGPYDSVYFWARFLGRMLHGTG, encoded by the coding sequence ATGGCTTCGAAGTACGTTAAGGCCCTCTGGGTGTTTGTGGTCGTTTACATCGCGTTCTTCTCTGCTTACTCCGTATTCAGGCTCTACGCCTTTGAGCACTTCTACGCACCTGGATACGTTCTCTGCGATACGCACACGTTTTACAGTGACTTGATAAACACACTCCATGGGAACGGCTTCTTCTACAGTCCCTACGAAGGAACTTCCCACTTCGCGGTTCACAACTCGCCCATTCTCTTCCTCCTCCTTCCAATCGTCGCGCTGTTTCCTCACATCGAGACGATACTAGTGGTGCAGTCTATTTTCATAGGGCTCGGTGCGGTTGGCCTCTTCTATTTTGCTAGAGCGGTGCTAAAAAACGAAAAATCGGCGCTACTCCTTGCCTCGATGTACCTTATAAACCCCTTCATTCACGGGATAAACAAGGCAGATTTTCACGCCTGTGCTCTGGCGATTCCCTTTGCCTTTCTGACCGCGTACTTCTACGAAACCGGGAGAACCAAGCCCATGCTCGTGTCGGCGGCCCTCGTGCTCTCCGCAAGGGAGGACGCCGGCCTCTTCCTCATCGCCCTCATGTGGATGGGGGTTATGCGGAAGGATTCCCCAATGGGTTCACTGAAACCGCGTACCTGGTTGAGGAACCGGCTTGAACTGACGATGGTTCTCCTTGCCGTTCTTTGGATGACCGTCAGCTTAGTTCTGATATTCTGGTTCAACGGGTGGGTCCCTCCGAGATGGATGGCCCGCTATCACGGAACCCCCAACTTCCTGAGGGAGAGGGGATGGTCCTTTGTGGCGTTGGTTCTTCTCTCCATGGGGTTCCTGCCCCTCCTCCAGCCCCGTTTCCTCCTCCCATCCGCGCCCCTGTGGGCAGAGCTCCTCCTTGGGGCTTCCTGGGCCATGGTTAGCTACGACTTCTACTATACCTACATGCTCGTGCCGTTTCTCTTCATCGTCTCAGTCTACGCTGTCTCCGAGAACCCACGGATGCTGAGAAAGGGATTCTTAATAGCGCTCGTTTCATCCATTCTGTTCTCGCCCGTCTACGGGGTCACCAGGATTGGGCCCTACGACAGCGTTTACTTTTGGGCGAGATTTCTCGGCAGGATGCTGCATGGGACGGGCTAA
- a CDS encoding t26-17p: MLKVQVRKQIKRQKKKGKIYNVEQRLIYIPSKAELPEEVYILTPEELKELAELIPKEKRPSWLVMV, from the coding sequence ATGCTCAAGGTTCAGGTTCGCAAGCAAATCAAGAGGCAGAAGAAGAAGGGCAAAATCTACAACGTCGAGCAGAGGCTTATTTACATCCCCTCAAAAGCAGAGCTTCCAGAGGAAGTTTACATCCTCACTCCAGAGGAACTCAAAGAGCTCGCCGAGCTCATTCCAAAGGAGAAGAGGCCGAGCTGGCTGGTGATGGTATGA
- the trm10 gene encoding tRNA (guanine(9)-/adenine(9)-N1)-methyltransferase produces MKTLADVLREALREKGIESIGTLSKRFRKSKNKLQDIAIEMVHGKGAIFRVPEKTAVAWDLSGNRVEGSYYAYAPLCMADKFEMVLSPEELRSKLPEWPYFIIDLQLWDKHTQKEKGKVCLQINQSYGLLRDYFTGRELAVTWANEEFRKMFHGPLDRITAYEGSTSEFLRGEGIDEVVLLDPWADEVLSEEDFGVKAFVIGGIVDTGGDKKLTPKIGEELEGAGIRVRRRKIVLRGDVIGVPDRINRILGILLEMLVEGKPMDEAVYEFQEPLHARWRLRKELPRRAIRYRIDGKDFRVVEKELFDEYSKWLKIRPEDFVKVLRELDLIALDRRRIHRLNKLSVPRVIRGRLYRVILLKKAAMLCYNC; encoded by the coding sequence ATGAAGACTCTCGCGGACGTTCTCAGGGAGGCACTGAGGGAGAAGGGGATAGAGAGCATAGGAACGCTCTCGAAGCGCTTCCGAAAGTCGAAGAACAAACTCCAGGACATAGCGATTGAGATGGTCCACGGTAAGGGCGCAATCTTCCGCGTCCCCGAGAAGACTGCAGTTGCGTGGGACCTGAGCGGAAACCGCGTTGAAGGTTCTTACTACGCCTACGCTCCCCTCTGCATGGCGGATAAGTTCGAGATGGTCCTCTCCCCGGAGGAGCTACGCTCAAAACTTCCGGAGTGGCCTTATTTCATAATCGACCTCCAGCTCTGGGACAAACACACCCAAAAGGAAAAGGGCAAGGTCTGCCTCCAGATTAACCAGAGCTACGGCCTTCTGCGCGACTACTTCACTGGGAGAGAGCTAGCGGTGACGTGGGCCAACGAGGAGTTCCGGAAGATGTTCCACGGTCCCCTCGATAGGATTACCGCTTACGAAGGTTCGACCTCCGAGTTTTTGAGGGGGGAGGGAATAGACGAGGTCGTTCTCCTCGACCCCTGGGCCGACGAGGTTTTAAGCGAGGAGGACTTCGGCGTTAAGGCCTTCGTAATAGGCGGAATCGTCGACACCGGTGGAGATAAAAAGCTGACTCCCAAAATCGGCGAGGAGCTTGAGGGAGCTGGAATAAGGGTCAGGCGGAGAAAGATAGTTCTCAGGGGCGACGTGATAGGGGTTCCCGACAGGATAAACAGAATTCTCGGCATACTCCTCGAGATGCTCGTTGAAGGCAAACCGATGGACGAGGCCGTCTACGAGTTCCAGGAGCCGCTCCACGCGCGCTGGAGGCTCAGGAAGGAGCTGCCAAGGAGGGCAATTCGGTACAGAATCGACGGGAAGGACTTCCGCGTCGTCGAGAAGGAGCTCTTCGACGAGTACTCGAAGTGGCTTAAAATCCGCCCGGAGGACTTCGTTAAGGTCCTCAGAGAGCTGGATTTGATTGCTCTCGACAGGAGAAGGATACACCGCCTTAACA